In a genomic window of Quercus lobata isolate SW786 chromosome 4, ValleyOak3.0 Primary Assembly, whole genome shotgun sequence:
- the LOC115983937 gene encoding probable serine/threonine-protein kinase PIX13 has translation MVIAIKKLSPESLEGSREWQLNANLLVQSEVNFLGRLSHPNLIKLLGYCRADRELLLIYEFMQKGSLENHLFGRWLALQPLPWDIQLKIAIGAARGLAFLHTSDQQIIHRNIKSSDILLDGSYTAKISDFGLAKLGPSASQTHVTTRVMGTYGYAAPEYVATGHLYVKSNVYSFGAVLVEILTGLRALDTTRPTGKHNLVGWIKPYLSGIRKLKQIMDSRLAEKYPSKAAFHISQLALKCLAAEPKHRPSMKEVLEKLEWFEAANERPREPRNHASHPMVHRQGQQPLHHRSPLHPRLDGNPAYQNSSRVM, from the exons ATGGTAATTGCTATCAAAAAATTGAGCCCCGAGAGCTTGGAAGGATCTCGGGAGTGGCAG CTCAATGCTAATTTATTGGTGCAATCAGAGGTGAATTTCTTAGGAAGGCTCTCTCATCCTAACCTAATCAAGCTGTTAGGCTACTGCAGGGCGGACAGAGAGTTACTCCTCATTTATGAATTCATGCAAAAAGGCAGCCTAGAAAACCATCTGTTTGGAA GGTGGTTAGCTCTTCAGCCACTTCCATGGGATATACAGCTTAAGATTGCAATTGGAGCAGCTCGGGGCCTGGCATTTTTGCACACATCTGATCAGCAAATTATTCATAGAAATATTAAATCCTCCGATATACTGCTGGATGGG TCCTATACTGCCAAGATATCAGACTTTGGCTTGGCGAAGTTGGGTCCATCAGCTAGTCAAACACATGTGACAACACGAGTAATGGGCACGTATGGTTATGCAGCTCCAGAGTATGTTGCCACAG GGCATCTGTATGTCAAGAGCAATGTGTATAGTTTCGGTGCTGTTTTAGTTGAGATACTAACAGGTTTACGGGCACTTGATACTACTCGTCCAACTGGGAAACATAATCTGGTGGGTTGGATCAAACCATATCTATCAGGAATAAGAAAGTTGAAACAAATCATGGACTCCCGGTTGGCGGAAAAATATCCATCCAAGGCTGCATTCCATATATCTCAGCTTGCTCTAAAGTGCCTTGCAGCTGAACCTAAGCATCGACCATCAATGAAAgaagttttagaaaaattggAATGGTTTGAAGCTGCCAATGAAAGACCAAGGGAGCCTAGAAATCATGCTAGTCATCCTATGGTTCATCGACAAGGCCAGCAGCCTTTGCACCATCGTTCTCCACTTCATCCTAGACTGGATGGAAATCCAGCCTACCAAAATTCCTCCCGAGTAATGTGA
- the LOC115988039 gene encoding vacuolar protein sorting-associated protein 35B-like isoform X2: protein MAGKDGQDPCINKISSAIRVIPDFPKPVMAMVIIESIMKNYPCISTAHQVEVLFELIKGLIKDLDGTVVDELEEEDFNEEQNSVARLIHMLYNDDPEELLKLIRQLQGQDGDIAGEEVPATPKKNFQILNEVTFELVWKTMSNFTY from the exons ATGGCTGGTAAAGATGGCCAAGACCCttgcataaataaaatttcatctGCAATCCGAGTCATCCCTGACTTTCCTAAGCCAG tcATGGCAATGGTTATTATTGAAAGCATCATGAAGAATTACCCTTGCATCTCTACTGCTCATCAG GTGGAGGTGTTGTTCGAATTAATTAAAGGGCTCATCAAGGACTTGGATGGAACTGTTGTGGATGAG CTTGAAGAGGAGGATTTTAACGAAGAACAAAATTCTGTTGCTCGGCTCATTCACATGCTTTATAATGATGACCCAGAGGAATTGTTAAAG TTGATAAGGCAATTACAAGGTCAAGATGGGGATATAGCGGGAGAGGAAGTGCCTGCAACtccaaagaaaaattttcagataTTAAATGAGGTAACTTTTGAACTGGTGTGGAAGACAATGTCAAATTTTACATATTGA
- the LOC115988039 gene encoding vacuolar protein sorting-associated protein 35B-like isoform X1, which produces MAGKDGQDPCINKISSAIRVIPDFPKPVMAMVIIESIMKNYPCISTAHQVEVLFELIKGLIKDLDGTVVDELEEEDFNEEQNSVARLIHMLYNDDPEELLKIICTVKKSIMNGGPRCLPFTVPPLIFSAFRLIRQLQGQDGDIAGEEVPATPKKNFQILNEVTFELVWKTMSNFTY; this is translated from the exons ATGGCTGGTAAAGATGGCCAAGACCCttgcataaataaaatttcatctGCAATCCGAGTCATCCCTGACTTTCCTAAGCCAG tcATGGCAATGGTTATTATTGAAAGCATCATGAAGAATTACCCTTGCATCTCTACTGCTCATCAG GTGGAGGTGTTGTTCGAATTAATTAAAGGGCTCATCAAGGACTTGGATGGAACTGTTGTGGATGAG CTTGAAGAGGAGGATTTTAACGAAGAACAAAATTCTGTTGCTCGGCTCATTCACATGCTTTATAATGATGACCCAGAGGAATTGTTAAAG ATCATATGTACCGTGAAGAAGAGTATAATGAATGGAGGACCAAGATGCCTGCCTTTTACTGTTCCTCCTCTTATATTTTCTGCATTCAGA TTGATAAGGCAATTACAAGGTCAAGATGGGGATATAGCGGGAGAGGAAGTGCCTGCAACtccaaagaaaaattttcagataTTAAATGAGGTAACTTTTGAACTGGTGTGGAAGACAATGTCAAATTTTACATATTGA
- the LOC115986225 gene encoding putative serine/threonine-protein kinase-like protein CCR3 yields the protein MGPVNNAQDPQKNNTNVQMHNADAIQTPPISTRPKSNNSSKYKRTPPKFSHFVLSFFSAAKLLTNSSKRPRLTILKTGFEVLMKFEVKKEFPFKMLFEATNNFSNDHKIGTGSFFSVYHTSLDDGREVAIKCENGACACEINSKALSCHSHNNLVCLLGFCGDSIKPIWVYEYMKNGSLHDHLHKLQSSPLMSSWATRIEVALDAAKGIAKMSEIGHFVKHFVVDEMEHFSDLVEMGALDYMVHTSSYIAQCN from the coding sequence atgggtcccgtgaacaatgCACAGGACCCACAGAAAAACAACACAAACGTGCAAATGCACAATGCAGACGCTATCCAAACTCCACCTATATCAACAAGGCCAAAGAGCAATAATAgttcaaaatataaaagaacACCTCCAAAATTCTCACATTTCGTACTATCATTCTTCTCCGCAGCCAAGTTACTAACAAATAGTTCCAAAAGACCTAGACTCACAATCCTTAAGACAGGATTCGAAGTCTTGATGAAATTTGAAGTTAAGAAagaatttcctttcaaaatgCTATTTGAAGCGACTAACAATTTCTCAAATGATCACAAGATTGGAACAGGTAGCTTTTTCTCAGTCTACCATACCAGTTTAGATGATGGCCGAGAAGTGGCTATTAAGTGCGAGAACGGTGCCTGTGCTTGCGAAATTAACTCGAAAGCTTTGTCTTGCCATAGTCACAATAATCTTGTTTGCTTATTGGGATTTTGTGGGGATAGTATCAAGCCCATATGGGTCTATGAGTACATGAAAAATGGTAGTCTTCATGACCATCTTCATAAGCTTCAAAGTAGTCCTCTAATGTCATCATGGGCTACTCGGATTGAAGTGGCACTAGATGCAGCAAAAGGCATTGCCAAGATGTCTGAAATCGGCCATTTTGTGAAGCACTTCGTGGTAGACGAGATGGAGCATTTTTCTGATCTGGTAGAGATGGGCGCCTTGGATTACATGGTACACACGTCATCTTACATTGCACAATGCAattga
- the LOC115986226 gene encoding putative receptor-like protein kinase At3g47110, whose protein sequence is MKLHNPNFPALLCSTFLHIILFLTVTLLCLKPATSSTTPTNETDRLALLKFKESIDNDPYGILSSWNISFHFCNWHGITCGRRHQRVTTLELQGHNLRGTIPPCIGNLTFLRAINLQNNSFYGEIPKEVGQLFRLRELSLTNNTLGGEIPTNLSNCSELRHIRVLNNKLIGKIPKELGSLTKLISLQASKNNFIGGIPGFLGNLSLLVYFSAAYNHLEGNIPESVGRLKSLSYFIVGSNKLNGMVPSSLYNISSIRILSIEQNQLSGTLPENIGHTLPNLQLFTIGVNKFFGSIPSSLCNASKLQILSLINNSFVGSVPTNLGYLQDLKVLQLSINKLGKDLDFLTSLRNCCKMNRLAFAGNRFEGVLPSSIGNLSTQLTELYLGGNKISGTIPVALQNLINLIILGMEENLFTGMIPIYFGKFQKMQGLNLSGNKLLGKIPSSIGNLTQLVVLFLFQNNLEGSIPPSIGTCQSLQQLDVSQNYLSGVIPQQVFQIFSLSLLLNLSHNSFSGKLPVEVDSLKNINSMDVSENNFSGEIPTTIGNCMNLEYLDLQGNSFNGTIPSSMASLKGLQHLDVSRNNLSGLIPKGLEKLSFLKYLNISFNNIEGEVPTGGVFRNINAISVIGNNKLCGGIPQLQLTTCHIITKSRKSFTSKVTITIICVVVCILLVSSFLALYWRKRSKKKPSSIVSKMDLLPAVSYKMLHQATNGFSPGNLIGFGSFGSVYKGILDQDERLVAIKVLNLQNKDASKSFMAECNALRNVRHRNLIKIFTCCSSINYNGDDFKALVFEFMTNGSLEMWLHPMIDSDNQSKNLSVLQRLIIAIDVAFALNYLHNHCEQKIIHCDLKPSNILLDSDMIAHVSDFGLSRLLTTSNDSSQKCTSTIGLKGSIGYVAPEYGMGGEVSTEGDVYSYGVLVLEMFTGRRPTDDMFKDGLNLHNFVKMCLPKRLI, encoded by the exons ATGAAGCTTCACAACCCCAATTTTCCTGCATTATTATGCTCTACATTCCTTCATATCATTCTATTCCTTACTGTAACCCTTCTATGCTTGAAACCTGCCACCTCTTCTACCACTCCAACAAATGAGACTGACCGTTTGGCTTTGCTCAAATTCAAGGAATCCATTGACAATGATCCATATGGAATCTTGAGCTCATGGAATATTTCTTTCCACTTCTGCAATTGGCATGGAATTACATGCGGCCGTCGCCATCAAAGAGTCACAACCTTAGAACTACAAGGTCATAACTTGCGTGGCACCATTCCACCTTGCATCGGCAACCTCACCTTTCTTAGGGCCATCAACCTTCAAAACAATAGCTTCTATGGTGAAATTCCAAAGGAAGTTGGTCAGTTGTTCCGATTGCGAGAACTCAGTCTTACAAATAACACGTTAGGAGGAGAAATTCCAACCAACTTGTCCAACTGCTCTGAACTTAGGCATATAAGAGTCTTGAACAACAAACTTATTGGGAAAATTCCCAAGGAGCTTGGCTCTTTGACCAAGCTTATTTCTCTTCAGGCctccaaaaacaatttcataGGAGGAATCCCAGGTTTCTTGGGAAATCTTTCATTACTTGTATATTTTTCGGCGGCCTATAATCATTTAGAGGGAAATATTCCAGAAAGCGTAGGCCGTTTGAAAAGCTTATCATATTTCATAGTTGGAAGCAATAAACTGAACGGTATGGTCCCCTCCTCTCTCTACAATATATCATCTATTAGAATCTTGTCAATTGAACAAAACCAGCTTAGTGGTACCCTTCCAGAAAATATAGGCCATACTCTCCCTAATCTCCAGCTTTTTACAATAGGTGTTAACAAATTCTTTGGGTCAATCCCCAGTTCTTTGTGCAATGCATCTAAACTTCAAATACTTAGCCTTATCAATAATAGTTTTGTGGGGTCAGTTCCAACAAATTTGGGTTATCTACAAGATCTTAAAGTCCTGCAACTAAGTATAAATAAATTAGGAAAGGATTTGGACTTTTTAACGTCTCTAAGAAACTGTTGCAAAATGAACAGGCTAGCATTTGCAGGAAACCGATTTGAAGGTGTTTTGCCCAGTTCTATAGGCAACTTGTCAACACAACTCACAGAATTATATTTGGGAGGCAATAAAATATCTGGAACTATTCCTGTAGCATTGCAGAATCTCATCAATTTAATTATCTTGGGCATGGAAGAGAATCTTTTCACAGGTATGATACCTATCTATTTTGGAAAGTTTCAAAAGATGCAAGGGTTGAATTTATCAGGAAACAAATTGTTAGGGAAAATCCCAAGCTCTATTGGTAACCTCACTCAATTGGttgtattgtttttgtttcaaaacAATTTAGAAGGAAGCATTCCTCCAAGTATTGGTACTTGTCAAAGTTTACAACAGTTGGATGTTTCACAAAATTACCTTAGTGGAGTCATACCCCAAcaggtttttcaaattttttctttgtcaCTTTTACTCAATTTATCCCACAACTCATTTAGTGGCAAATTACCTGTTGAAGTAGACAGTTTGAAGAATATTAATTCAATGGATGTCTCTGAAAACAATTTTTCTGGTGAAATACCTACAACAATTGGAAATTGCATGAACTTAGAGTACCTAGACTTGCAAGGGAATTCCTTTAATGGGACCATACCTTCGTCTATGGCTTCCTTGAAAGGCCTTCAACATTTAGATGTTTCACGAAACAACTTATCTGGATTAATTCCAAAGGGTCTagaaaaactttcatttttaaaatatttgaacatTTCGTTCAACAATATTGAGGGTGAGGTACCAACAGGAGGAGTTTTCAGAAATATAAATGCAATATCAGTTATTGGAAACAATAAGCTTTGCGGGGGCATTCCACAATTGCAATTGAcaacatgccacatcattacaaaatcaagaaagtCCTTTACTTCCAAAGtaacaatcacaattatttgTGTGGTTGTATGTATCCTTCTAGTTTCATCATTTCTTGCTCTTTATTGGAGGAAAAGGTCAAAAAAGAAACCATCTTCAATAGTCTCAAAGATGGATCTCCTTCCAGCAGTTTCATACAAAATGCTCCATCAAGCAACTAATGGATTTTCTCCTGGCAATTTGATTGGATTTGGCAGTTTTGGATCAGTATATAAAGGAATTCTTGATCAAGATGAAAGATTAGTTGCTATAAAGGTTCTTAACCTTCAAAACAAAGATGCTTCGAAGAGTTTTATGGCAGAATGCAATGCATTAAGAAATGTTCGACATCGAAATCTTATAAAGATCTTTACATGTTGCTCCAGTATAAATTATAATGGTGATGATTTCAAAGCTCTAGTTTTTGAATTCATGACAAATGGGAGCTTGGAAATGTGGTTGCATCCGATGATCGATAGTGacaatcaatcaaaaaatttGAGCGTTCTTCAAAGACTAATTATTGCAATTGATGTGGCTTTTGCTTTAAACTATCTTCACAATCATTGTGAGCAAAAAATCATTCATTGTGATTTAAAGCCAAGCAATATTCTTCTTGATAGTGATATGATTGCTCATGTAAGTGATTTTGGCTTATCAAGGCTCCTCACAACTTCGAATGATTCTTCCCAAAAGTGTACTAGCACAATTGGATTAAAGGGATCTATCGGTTATGTTGCTCCAg AGTATGGCATGGGCGGTGAAGTATCAACTGAGGGGGATGTATATAGTTATGGAGTCCTTGTGTTGGAGATGTTCACAGGAAGGAGACCCACTGATGATATGTTTAAAGATGGTCTCAATCTCCATAACTTTGTGAAGATGTGCTTACCAAAAAGGCTCATTTAA